The nucleotide window GAGCGCCGCCAAGGCCGCCCCGAAAGCCTCGCGGGTGGCCACAGAGTCGGTTGACTTGTAGCTGGGCGGCGCCATGGCTTTGGCCGGTTTGCTCCCGTTCACAGAAGCAGCAGGCTTCTTGATGGCCGGCTCCGCGACTCCGGGCTTGAGCTGTTTCGTCAGCTCGTCGATGGCCTTCTGGCTCTCCTCGCCCTTCTTCAACGCCTTGCCATGCCAGTCCATCTTGTCTTCGACAAAGGAAATGCCTTTGCCTTTGAACGTCTTGGCCAGGAGCACCGTGGGCTTGCCCGTCGTCCGGGCCGCTTCGTCGAAGGCGGCCAGCAGGGCGGGGATATCATGGCCGTCCACCACAATGGCATGCCAACCGAACCCGGCCCAGCGGGACCGATAGGCCTCCATATTGTGCTGCAGCATGGTGGGGTCGCTCTGGCCCAGCCGATTGACATCCACGATGGCGCAGAGATTGTCCAAGGCAAACTGCCGGCCCAGTTCAACCGACTCCCAGACCGATCCCTCGACCGATTCGCCGTCGCCCATCAGCACATAGATACGCGCGCCGGAACGATCGAGCCGTTTGGCGTTCAAGGCCATGCCGATCCCGGCGGACAGCCCCTGTCCGAGCGAGCCGGTCGCAACGTCCACAAAGGGGAGACGCGGCGTCGGGTGTCCCTCCAGATCACTGGTCAACGTGCGGAGCTTCAACAGGTCCTGTTTGTTGACCAGGCCGGCCTCGGCCCAGGCCGCGTAGAGGAGGGGGGCCGCATGCCCCTTGGAGAGCACGAAACGATCATTGCTCAACTGCCGCGGCTGCTTCGGATCGTACCGCATCACAGAGAAGAAGAGGGTGGCGACGATGTCGGCGGCGGAACAACAACTGGACGGGTGCCCGCTCCCTGCTTCGGACGTCGCCCGGACGCTTTCGATTCGCAAGTGGGCCGCTTTATTCGAGAGCGCGGCGATAAGAGTTTCCGGCATCGTGGTAGCCATGTGTAGACTCTCCTTCCCTAGAGATCAGTGGCAGGGCACTTGTAACAAAGTGACGCCCCCCAGTCAATTGCGCAAATTCTTTGGATTTACTTGCGGTCCCGCTTGCGACACACGAGCCCTATCTTACCTTATCGGCACCCGGGAGCACCGGCTTGAGGACATTCTTCGAGGCCGGGGAAAAGAATCGTTCGTGGAGGGCCCTAATGCGGAGCCCTCTGCCGGAAGAACCGGAGCAACAAATACGCATTGATCGCCACCACGGCGGCCAGGAGGCCGTGGGCGACTGCTGGAATCGTGAGCTTCAGTTCCACAAGCACCCGAGACAATCCGAACCCGACCACGACCGCGTCAAAACTCATGCACAGGCGCCGGAAGGTTTCAGGGTCCATCCAGCGAATGAGATAGGTCCCGATGGGAATGCCGATCAGCACGCTCGGCACGATATACGGAATGATCTCCAGGCTGCCCATGCTATACAGCCCGATGAAGTAATACGCGACGGCTGTCATGCTGGACTCCGCCGTGCGGATGACGGCCAGCGCTGCGCGAAAATCCTGCTTCGCATAGCCCTGATTATTGAAGAGCAAGGCCAGCGGCGGGCCTGAAATGGTGGTCACGGAATAGAGCAATCCGATCCCTGTTCCAAACGGTACGGCGATGGCGTTCTCGGCCTGGATAGGCCTCCGGATGCCGGCGGCCTGCAGGAGGATCAGGGGCAGGAGCATGAAATAGGTGATGAACTTGACCCAGCTCGGCTGGACCAACGACAGCACGTAGGCGCCGACTCCAACGCCGATGAGCAAGCCGAGGAGCATGGGCATCACGCGCTTCCAAATGTGCGGCACGCTGTGCCGGTTGATCAGCAGGACATAGCCGTTGATGACCAGCTCCACCAGAACCAATGCCGGGTTCAGAATTCGGTTGACGTAAAACAGCAGGGCCACGGGGACGGTGATGGACGAGAAGCCATAGCCGAGCCCCCCGTTGACGATCGCCGCCACGAATGTGATCAAGATAAGAGCAATGTGATCCATATCTATCCTTGAATCTTTATGATGACATTTCCCCTGAACCGGTGATGTTCAGGATTGTGGCGTCTTGCGGCGACCCGATGCAAAGTCTCGCAGCGTATAGTTATCGAGAATTTCCGCTATCGCGTTACGAACATCCAACATGACCTGCTGAATTGGACAACTGTCCGTCTCCGCATAAGGACAGTCCTGACACTTCTGATAGGCGGTCTTGCTGACGCAGGCGATCGGCGCCAGGGGGCCATCCAAAAGCCGGATCACCTGTCCGAGCGTGATCTCTTCGGG belongs to Nitrospirota bacterium and includes:
- a CDS encoding transketolase, with product MATTMPETLIAALSNKAAHLRIESVRATSEAGSGHPSSCCSAADIVATLFFSVMRYDPKQPRQLSNDRFVLSKGHAAPLLYAAWAEAGLVNKQDLLKLRTLTSDLEGHPTPRLPFVDVATGSLGQGLSAGIGMALNAKRLDRSGARIYVLMGDGESVEGSVWESVELGRQFALDNLCAIVDVNRLGQSDPTMLQHNMEAYRSRWAGFGWHAIVVDGHDIPALLAAFDEAARTTGKPTVLLAKTFKGKGISFVEDKMDWHGKALKKGEESQKAIDELTKQLKPGVAEPAIKKPAASVNGSKPAKAMAPPSYKSTDSVATREAFGAALAALGEANPLVVGLDADVKNSTYTDKFGKQFPDRFFENFIAEQNMVGAAMGLAACGKIPFSATFACFLTRAYDFIRVAAISHSNIKLVGTHAGVSIGEDGPSQMGLEDIAMMAAQPGVVVLYPSDAVCTYRMIEAAAAHQGPVYIRTGRPKAPILYGNDEVFAIGGSKVLRQSQSDKLTIVAAGVTLFEALKAHDQLKAAGIAVRVVDLYSIAPIDRTTLLNCAKATQNRILTVEDHYLHGGLGDAVLGAVGSEGVRVRKLAVLEIPHSGKPDELIDHFGIGARSIVEAAKQML
- a CDS encoding sulfite exporter TauE/SafE family protein, producing MDHIALILITFVAAIVNGGLGYGFSSITVPVALLFYVNRILNPALVLVELVINGYVLLINRHSVPHIWKRVMPMLLGLLIGVGVGAYVLSLVQPSWVKFITYFMLLPLILLQAAGIRRPIQAENAIAVPFGTGIGLLYSVTTISGPPLALLFNNQGYAKQDFRAALAVIRTAESSMTAVAYYFIGLYSMGSLEIIPYIVPSVLIGIPIGTYLIRWMDPETFRRLCMSFDAVVVGFGLSRVLVELKLTIPAVAHGLLAAVVAINAYLLLRFFRQRAPH
- a CDS encoding Rrf2 family transcriptional regulator, whose translation is MKFSKKGEYALRALLELTAQRDSALLQRHEIAERQNIPIEFLEQILLTLKNAGLLTSKRGINGGYSLLKAPEEITLGQVIRLLDGPLAPIACVSKTAYQKCQDCPYAETDSCPIQQVMLDVRNAIAEILDNYTLRDFASGRRKTPQS